TGAACACTAAGTGAAAAGGCTCAGCACGAGCCGAAGAGCGAGTGTCGCGCATTCGCACGAGTTTGGCATTGCCATCTTTCGGGAGTGTATCGGACCCTGTTTTTTGTTACTCCTGTAATAGAAAGTTTGACAGATTTCATAcgtgcttgaaaatttttactgcaagtgttaataaaaaattcatttcggtGGCTGTATACGATACACAGAAGGACCTTCCATGTAGGTGCATTTTCGTCGTTTTAAGGAAATTCAAAGTAGCTTctgaaataatatgaaattaaatttgctGAATAATCAAGTGTGATTCATTTTGGattaaaatttccgaaaaagtAATAACTCTCGACTCAATAAGCTGTTTAATCGAATTTCAACCATGTTATCTTTTCCTGTTCAGCGTGTTCAGCTTCGAAGTGCCGAGTATAGACGTAACAGCGATGAATCTGCAAACAAACGATGCAGAGCGTGGATCCAATGGGGACGAAGTTGGACAGCCTGAGACCCCGTCCGACATCCAAGTGACGGTCACAAGCACAACGCTCGATACGAGTTCGCCATCGGACGACACGACGATACAGGACACGATGATATCGCCGGACACAGACTCACCGAACTCGAGAAATGCATCGCCCGATGAAGGTGTCAATCTCAGGAAATTCGATCGCGAGGGGAAAGTCGACGGGTCGAGAAGTAGCTTCAGCTGCAGCAACAGCATTGTCAGTTCAGACAGTATGGTGCTGGATAGCTCGACGACAATGGACTCAAGGAACCTGACTGTTAAGAACAGCGAGAGCGAAATCGGTGCGTGTAAAATCTCGCGATTACCGACTTTCCTCTCACCCATTGGGAATGAAACTGCGGCGCTGTGACATCTGGTGGGGAAAAAATGCCTCACACGAACCGAGTCATATTTAGTTTTAAAACTCTTTATTCTCCGTTTTTTTTGTGTTGTATGAATTCTGCACGCAAAAAATTAAGTCTCACAGCTTGCATCGAGTTTCCTGCACTTTCGTTCCCGCATCATTGACCTAAAATAATGCACTAAAAGTCCGGTTCTTGGTGCCATATTGCTCGTATGCCACGCTCCCAACTTCGTTCCCAATAGGCGATGATTCCGCGTGGATAACCTCAAGTCACGCTTTTCAGGACACATAGACAGCGACATTCTCGACACAACGAAACATTCGGACAGTCCGGAGATGGGGCATATCGACTCGCCTGACAACTCCGACACCTGTCACAGCGACGGGCAGAACTCAGAGAGCATCATCGACGATCTCAGCTCCCTCGGACAGGATCTTATCAGCGCGATGATTGGAGAGAAGTACGACTCGGTCAGAGACTGTCTCAAGTCCGAGCAGCCCGAGAAACCACAGAAGTTCTGTAGTCTCGCGCAGTTCGTCGAGGGCAATGACATTGCCAGGCGATCCTTCAAGAAACCGACACGGAACGTGAGAAAAGTCGACAAAGAGGTAGAAAGATTTTATGAGGCAAATTGACACTCTCTTCAGCATTTGCAATCCTATCATTATACATTTTGTTCttatatattttaacttttgcTGCACTATTTtagaaacaaacaaagaaaacaagGGAAGTTAATACAATCATCTCGAAACTAAAactgattgaattttttattcgatcaaTTCAACAGTTCTCGAGTTATTCGAATAAAACATTCATGAAAGAAACTGTTTCATTCGATGATGTTTTATTAGCTAAAACTGCATCGAGATAAGCAATGAGAACCACTTGTTCCAGGTAATGTTCAAACTCCAGATAGCGGCTTCTTCTACCGATCTGACTGAGGATGCGTACGCCACAGGGAACGAAAACAACCCGATAGAACTGACAACAGGGTTGAAAAACCCTGAGGAGGACAGAATCGCGGATCTGCTGAGCCCTGTCTGCTGTTTCACCGTCGCCTCCGACGCGACACCGATTAGCGAAAAATCGCCGTCCTCGTTCCCGCCTGTTATTAGTGTGATTGTCGACCCGCCGAGTCCATCAATGTCGATAGATCATCACCAGGAACTCAACGCCTCGTGCAAAATCGACCCTCGATATCGACGCTATAGTGGAGGCAGCATGGAAAAACGTAAGTTGCCGATCGCTTTAGAAAAACTTCCGAAAATTCGATGTGTCACAGTGTTTTCTGTTTCTTAGTGAGTGTCGAACTGCCAGGCCTTGGATGCTCGCCGCAGGCGACGAGGCGCATAAGCAGTGGGAGTCTCCTCAAGGCCTCAGAAGTCGTTTCACTGGCCGCAAACGCTGCCAGGTTCGGCGGTTCCAGTCTCAGTCTAAGACACGAGCGTGCCAAGTCCGTCGACAAAAGCAGCGAGGACTCCAAAAAACTACCGATCATAAATCCCCTGGTTCAGCTACCGATGTGGCCGAGTAAGTACGTGTTGAGGTTCTATTAGCTTGGAAATAAATCGACTTTTTCCAATTGTGCTAATGCGTAATGCACATCTCCTTTTTTTAATGGTTGCTAAGTATTTGTAAAGTTCTTCTCTGGTACATAAGTAAATagacaaataattcaatatcaTTGATTTGGAATGATCTCTATTGTTTGATTTTTGGCTTATCACGTGATTTCCATTAATTTCTAATGATTTCCAAGCGTTCTAGGCTATGTTCAGTATTTTATGGATGGGATAGAATCACAACGAATCCCTGAAAATTACCTAGAACTTTGGGacattatataaaattaatgggaaatattttgtaaactagAAATCAATCATGTTTTCAAGTGATTTGCAACGATTCCCAATAATTACAGTTTTTGGCTCAATTGATTTCCTATTATTTCTAAGAACATTTTAATCGTCcaatttcttttaattatcaattcgattttcaatcgTTGAATATATGACTTCCTCCAGCGAATGACCTTTTCGTATAGGTCCTAATCGACCAATTCTAACATGAAAATGATCTTCTGATACTTCCAGATGTCAGCAGAGGTGCCGGACTGATCAGCCAAGCGCTTCTCGCCAATGCAGACGCACTTTGCGCCGCTGTTTCCCCTCTCATGGATCCGGACGAGACTTTGCTGTaagaaattttgttgaaatttgatttattgtGTTAAAACTCTCGTTGATGCAATTTTTATGCAGCAAAATTGACCATAAAACGGTTCTAAAAAAAACACAGGGAAGGCTACTATGAGCGCTGTGTGATGAACAACTACTTCGGCATTGGTATAGACGCTAAAATAAGTCTAGACTTTCACCACAAGCGTGAGGAACATCCCGAGAAGTGTAGATCTCGCGCAAAGAACTACATGTGGTATGGCGTTCTCGGATCTAAACAGTGGCTGCAGAAGACTTACAAGAATCTCGAGCAGCGTGTGCAGCTCGAATGCGACGGGCAGAGAATACCACTTCCCTCGCTGCAAGGCATCGTAGTTCTAAACATACCGAGGTAGTTGTTTTTGCCGTTTTATCGAAACACCTATTTCCTCGTTTTcgacattatttttaaacaacaaCGACGCCAAAAAACAACTCTTTTTCGCACAGTTTTATGGGAGGGACGAATTTCTGGGGTGGTACCAAGGAGGGTGATCTTTTCCTGGCACCGTCCTTTGATGACAGGATACTCGAGGTCGTCGCTGTCTTCGGATCCGTACAAATGGCTGCCTCACGTCTGATCAATCTACAACATCACAGGATAGCGCAGTGTCAGACAGTTCAGATAAACATACTCGGCGAGGAAGGAGTGCCGATTCAAGTCGACGGCGAGGCCTGGATTCAGCCACCGGGAATGATCAGGATAATACACAAAAATCGGATGCAAATGCTGTACAGAAACAGAGTGAGACTCAACGAATAAAGTTGCCTAAATCCCCCATCTTTTGGATGTAAAAAACAAGCCGATTGAGCCTCCATGCTCAGAATTCATACTAGCTGTGACTAAATttgattcaatattttccaccCTTCTTATCATTTCAACTGGAATTTTGATCCtcttctttcaggcactagaAACGTCTTTGCGAACCTGGGAGGAGAAGCAGCGAAGCTCAACCTCGACATCGACATCGCAGTCGACGTCGACTTTGTCGGGCGGTTCACAAACTCCGTCGTCGCAGGTGGACGCCAAGCCGTCGAACCTAAACGAGGAGGAAATGGGCGTGCTGCTGTCGTTTATTGAGACAGTGACGACCCTTGTCAAGTGGGTCAAGCTCCTCATCATCTCGCATCCCAGTCTCGAGCCGGACTTGTATCAAGTAGCGGCAAGGACGGCGCTCAGTTTGGAAAACGTTCATCCTGGCGGAAAGATTATCCAAGGGGTCTGTATATGTCGAATTTGAATAGTAAAACCTTACGGCCGAGGCGCGAACAACAGTTTTTATTCGAGTATCCGTAAAGTATACGCCCTTTCGGTCGTGTTTTACACCGAAAAGGCGCACTTTACGAATAATcaactttttaattttaatttttcgaacacAACGAGACGGACCGTTTGCATCTGAATTTCAGCCAGACTTGAGGCCCGTCGTCACGGAGCTCGTTTCTAGCGCTCGACAGCTTTACGAAGACTCTTGTGAGCTGCTCAGGGACAAAGCGCATAATTTGGTGAGAAATTTACCCCATTCTTGTCTCCACCCCATTTCGcgaattatctatttttgtttGTCGCGTCATTcttgattcaattttcaatcgcAGAGACTGAGAGAAGACTTGGAGAGCAAATTGTCTGCTTCATTGGCTGGCATGGAACAAGAACTGAGGAAATGTGTCTTTGACGAATCTGGCACAGGTCTCGTGTACCTTCATCATCTGCAGGCTGACGAACAGGTACAATTCattcacattattttcatctaatACATGTTCGCTCTTTCCAGGGTAAATATTTACCTACATCTTTTTATatcacacacgcacacatttTCTTCAAACCCTACAATTAAGTTATATctgtttgtaaattttttatcattgaaattcGTACACTTGTCGCTTGTTTTCTGATTGCATTTAATTTTCTGcgccgagaaaaaaaaaacagtttatgagatcgaaaattacaattttctttttatgaaaaataagcaaTTGGGTCTTCAAACCAATAAATAATTGCTtacaaattgtgaaaaaattcacctaAAGCGTTACAATCAACTGCgattgatattgaaaaaatcgttaataatttttatccaaatttAGGAAGTTTATTTTAGAGCtgcaaaacttttcaaacacactatatgtatttttatcaatatataAAGCAGGAACTTGTTCAACTGCGACTCGTCGATTTCTGAATTATATTTACTCCCCATAGAGCTTTCTAAAGTACACACAAAATTCTCATTAACAAATCTatatcaaaaatttatcattaatgtaaaaatgaataaattgttagtatcgttatttttatcatattattattagtcgTTGTTTTGCCGTCACGACATGTCTTTTATAGCCTCACAAATTCGTCCCACACGCATTGTTTTCTTGTGTAAAACACCATCGTATTTTTAGTATTActactgttattattactattattattattagtataatcatggttattattatcatcgccACTactattatcatcattataattaataaattgtcCTGTGCTTTTGTTTCGGATTGACTGAGTACTCAATTCCGTTGCTGGTAATACGcttttcatcaaatttataGTATctaattatatatgtatatactataatatgtacaatgtatgtgtatatgtatgtacataggATATAGGTATAATTGAATGTGTAACGATATCAGCAGTATAAACCGGTTGGTTCGTTGcttaattttctgttttttttcttgatttgctTGCTAGTCGTGCATATTTACAACTCATTACGCTCGGTATACTTTGCTACTTTggctaattttatttaatatttggTATTTTTATCACTAAATACAAAAAGGGAAAACGAAAGTCGCagggaaatgagaaaaaaaactgctcCACAGCATGTTCGCATGCTTATGATTGCACAATGGCTTCTTTGGTGAACATATATTCCTTGTCCAATCCTTTCgtttatcatattattatttgtgaAATTCGTGTTTCAATatcgattctatttttttgtatgaagAATGAACCGTTCACCAAAGATGGCACGCTCAGTTGAAGCTCTGTCTAATACTAATACACGCCTAACGTGCCTAGAAATGTAACAAGCTTGTGGCTGGACTCCCCAATTTTCAGCGAATCAGCTTACGGT
The Neodiprion fabricii isolate iyNeoFabr1 chromosome 5, iyNeoFabr1.1, whole genome shotgun sequence genome window above contains:
- the LOC124183452 gene encoding diacylglycerol kinase eta isoform X7, whose translation is MIRVGAITRDREREREKESYSDNKGGTGRREAVVITPFRSLVLCGESRREMEEWLSALRAAGEGRSQSGEPGPAELLGGNHHWYATSHARPTYCNVCRDALYGVTSHGLSCEVCKCKVHKRCAAKAINNCKWTTLASIGKDIIEDEDGNITMPHQWMEGNLPVSSKCFVCDKTCGSVLRLQDWRCLWCRATVHTACRPAISIRCPLGPAKVSVVPPTSLHSIGSDEAWEAVRPTGCSPLLVFVNSKSGDNQGVKFLRRFKQLLNPAQVFDLINGGPGLGLRLFRHFDPFRILVCSGDGSVGWVLSEIDRLGMHPKQCQVGVLPLGTGNDLARVLGWGASCDDDTHLPQLLEKYEKASTKMLDRWSIMTFERSISLPGPKMSPSPTDLALNTTIAQQYEDSVITHITNILQSDQDNVVLSSAKVLCETVKDFVVRISEASQNTGDQQLGEKCNVLQQKLDLLLQTLDKEESYFSDNNEDDAASQVTLTLQSPLPVDGQEKGALEKPEKDITNLKRIRKRRRFIERETVTSRANSLKRAVRRLVEHTELVVDEQNSSSSDHLASKTPNITITYDDTSAVDEKREKRDHLDIPGLRPNNVELLSVMPTIDSASSTEPSPCASPTPNLISLSPMPDLRRDSQAEEMLTLPAPDGFADSRRNSSNLPQGVFSFEVPSIDVTAMNLQTNDAERGSNGDEVGQPETPSDIQVTVTSTTLDTSSPSDDTTIQDTMISPDTDSPNSRNASPDEGVNLRKFDREGKVDGSRSSFSCSNSIVSSDSMVLDSSTTMDSRNLTVKNSESEIGHIDSDILDTTKHSDSPEMGHIDSPDNSDTCHSDGQNSESIIDDLSSLGQDLISAMIGEKYDSVRDCLKSEQPEKPQKFCSLAQFVEGNDIARRSFKKPTRNVRKVDKEVMFKLQIAASSTDLTEDAYATGNENNPIELTTGLKNPEEDRIADLLSPVCCFTVASDATPISEKSPSSFPPVISVIVDPPSPSMSIDHHQELNASCKIDPRYRRYSGGSMEKLSVELPGLGCSPQATRRISSGSLLKASEVVSLAANAARFGGSSLSLRHERAKSVDKSSEDSKKLPIINPLVQLPMWPNVSRGAGLISQALLANADALCAAVSPLMDPDETLLEGYYERCVMNNYFGIGIDAKISLDFHHKREEHPEKCRSRAKNYMWYGVLGSKQWLQKTYKNLEQRVQLECDGQRIPLPSLQGIVVLNIPSFMGGTNFWGGTKEGDLFLAPSFDDRILEVVAVFGSVQMAASRLINLQHHRIAQCQTVQINILGEEGVPIQVDGEAWIQPPGMIRIIHKNRMQMLYRNRALETSLRTWEEKQRSSTSTSTSQSTSTLSGGSQTPSSQVDAKPSNLNEEEMGVLLSFIETVTTLVKWVKLLIISHPSLEPDLYQVAARTALSLENVHPGGKIIQGPDLRPVVTELVSSARQLYEDSCELLRDKAHNLRLREDLESKLSASLAGMEQELRKCVFDESGTGLVYLHHLQADEQGDKKNRHRGLFWLKFRRTGWGSGNHPGGSAPARDQATTWNVPEVCSWLESLQLGEYAENFMSHDIRGKELLTLARRDLKELGITKVGHVKRILQAINDLNN
- the LOC124183452 gene encoding diacylglycerol kinase eta isoform X10 — translated: MNLNVFVTLMCRVLYIAFWQVITPFRSLVLCGESRREMEEWLSALRAAGEGRSQSGEPGPAELLGGNHHWYATSHARPTYCNVCRDALYGVTSHGLSCEVCKCKVHKRCAAKAINNCKWTTLASIGKDIIEDEDGNITMPHQWMEGNLPVSSKCFVCDKTCGSVLRLQDWRCLWCRATVHTACRPAISIRCPLGPAKVSVVPPTSLHSIGSDEAWEAVRPTGCSPLLVFVNSKSGDNQGVKFLRRFKQLLNPAQVFDLINGGPGLGLRLFRHFDPFRILVCSGDGSVGWVLSEIDRLGMHPKQCQVGVLPLGTGNDLARVLGWGASCDDDTHLPQLLEKYEKASTKMLDRWSIMTFERSISLPGPKMSPSPTDLALNTTIAQQYEDSVITHITNILQSDQDNVVLSSAKVLCETVKDFVVRISEASQNTGDQQLGEKCNVLQQKLDLLLQTLDKEESYFSDNNEDDAASQVTLTLQSPLPVDGQEKGALEKPEKDITNLKRIRKRRRFIERETVTSRANSLKRAVRRLVEHTELVVDEQNSSSSDHLASKTPNITITYDDTSAVDEKREKRDHLDIPGLRPNNVELLSVMPTIDSASSTEPSPCASPTPNLISLSPMPDLRRDSQAEEMLTLPAPDGFADSRRNSSNLPQGVFSFEVPSIDVTAMNLQTNDAERGSNGDEVGQPETPSDIQVTVTSTTLDTSSPSDDTTIQDTMISPDTDSPNSRNASPDEGVNLRKFDREGKVDGSRSSFSCSNSIVSSDSMVLDSSTTMDSRNLTVKNSESEIGHIDSDILDTTKHSDSPEMGHIDSPDNSDTCHSDGQNSESIIDDLSSLGQDLISAMIGEKYDSVRDCLKSEQPEKPQKFCSLAQFVEGNDIARRSFKKPTRNVRKVDKEVMFKLQIAASSTDLTEDAYATGNENNPIELTTGLKNPEEDRIADLLSPVCCFTVASDATPISEKSPSSFPPVISVIVDPPSPSMSIDHHQELNASCKIDPRYRRYSGGSMEKLSVELPGLGCSPQATRRISSGSLLKASEVVSLAANAARFGGSSLSLRHERAKSVDKSSEDSKKLPIINPLVQLPMWPNVSRGAGLISQALLANADALCAAVSPLMDPDETLLEGYYERCVMNNYFGIGIDAKISLDFHHKREEHPEKCRSRAKNYMWYGVLGSKQWLQKTYKNLEQRVQLECDGQRIPLPSLQGIVVLNIPSFMGGTNFWGGTKEGDLFLAPSFDDRILEVVAVFGSVQMAASRLINLQHHRIAQCQTVQINILGEEGVPIQVDGEAWIQPPGMIRIIHKNRMQMLYRNRALETSLRTWEEKQRSSTSTSTSQSTSTLSGGSQTPSSQVDAKPSNLNEEEMGVLLSFIETVTTLVKWVKLLIISHPSLEPDLYQVAARTALSLENVHPGGKIIQGPDLRPVVTELVSSARQLYEDSCELLRDKAHNLRLREDLESKLSASLAGMEQELRKCVFDESGTGLVYLHHLQADEQGDKKNRHRGLFWLKFRRTGWGSGNHPGGSAPARDQATTWNVPEVCSWLESLQLGEYAENFMSHDIRGKELLTLARRDLKELGITKVGHVKRILQAINDLNN
- the LOC124183452 gene encoding diacylglycerol kinase eta isoform X6, with product METDVSSAATSSTAVITGRRNRRRRNGIKEIKENTTKDINVNNKEDINGISCDDDDDDDNDDDDDDDDDDEDDDDDDENREENENYNSGTDPSGIIFYDHEERKLGTREEIEDNVQTSLQEGGGCCTKEGFLLKQIWSFQRWRRRYFRLKDQMLYCSKDDEAGIFDEIELTDLTFAECSIKNANHSFQVITPFRSLVLCGESRREMEEWLSALRAAGEGRSQSGEPGPAELLGGNHHWYATSHARPTYCNVCRDALYGVTSHGLSCEVCKCKVHKRCAAKAINNCKWTTLASIGKDIIEDEDGNITMPHQWMEGNLPVSSKCFVCDKTCGSVLRLQDWRCLWCRATVHTACRPAISIRCPLGPAKVSVVPPTSLHSIGSDEAWEAVRPTGCSPLLVFVNSKSGDNQGVKFLRRFKQLLNPAQVFDLINGGPGLGLRLFRHFDPFRILVCSGDGSVGWVLSEIDRLGMHPKQCQVGVLPLGTGNDLARVLGWGASCDDDTHLPQLLEKYEKASTKMLDRWSIMTFERSISLPGPKMSPSPTDLALNTTIAQQYEDSVITHITNILQSDQDNVVLSSAKVLCETVKDFVVRISEASQNTGDQQLGEKCNVLQQKLDLLLQTLDKEESYFSDNNEDDAASQVTLTLQSPLPVDGQEKGALEKPEKDITNLKRIRKRRRFIERETVTSRANSLKRAVRRLVEHTELVVDEQNSSSSDHLASKTPNITITYDDTSAVDEKREKRDHLDIPGLRPNNVELLSVMPTIDSASSTEPSPCASPTPNLISLSPMPDLRRDSQAEEMLTLPAPDGFADSRRNSSNLPQGVFSFEVPSIDVTAMNLQTNDAERGSNGDEVGQPETPSDIQVTVTSTTLDTSSPSDDTTIQDTMISPDTDSPNSRNASPDEGVNLRKFDREGKVDGSRSSFSCSNSIVSSDSMVLDSSTTMDSRNLTVKNSESEIGHIDSDILDTTKHSDSPEMGHIDSPDNSDTCHSDGQNSESIIDDLSSLGQDLISAMIGEKYDSVRDCLKSEQPEKPQKFCSLAQFVEGNDIARRSFKKPTRNVRKVDKEVMFKLQIAASSTDLTEDAYATGNENNPIELTTGLKNPEEDRIADLLSPVCCFTVASDATPISEKSPSSFPPVISVIVDPPSPSMSIDHHQELNASCKIDPRYRRYSGGSMEKLSVELPGLGCSPQATRRISSGSLLKASEVVSLAANAARFGGSSLSLRHERAKSVDKSSEDSKKLPIINPLVQLPMWPNVSRGAGLISQALLANADALCAAVSPLMDPDETLLEGYYERCVMNNYFGIGIDAKISLDFHHKREEHPEKCRSRAKNYMWYGVLGSKQWLQKTYKNLEQRVQLECDGQRIPLPSLQGIVVLNIPSFMGGTNFWGGTKEGDLFLAPSFDDRILEVVAVFGSVQMAASRLINLQHHRIAQCQTVQINILGEEGVPIQVDGEAWIQPPGMIRIIHKNRMQMLYRNRALETSLRTWEEKQRSSTSTSTSQSTSTLSGGSQTPSSQVDAKPSNLNEEEMGVLLSFIETVTTLVKWVKLLIISHPSLEPDLYQVAARTALSLENVHPGGKIIQGPDLRPVVTELVSSARQLYEDSCELLRDKAHNLRLREDLESKLSASLAGMEQELRKCVFDESGTGLVYLHHLQADEQLS
- the LOC124183452 gene encoding diacylglycerol kinase eta isoform X8 translates to MAGIFDEIELTDLTFAECSIKNANHSFQVITPFRSLVLCGESRREMEEWLSALRAAGEGRSQSGEPGPAELLGGNHHWYATSHARPTYCNVCRDALYGVTSHGLSCEVCKCKVHKRCAAKAINNCKWTTLASIGKDIIEDEDGNITMPHQWMEGNLPVSSKCFVCDKTCGSVLRLQDWRCLWCRATVHTACRPAISIRCPLGPAKVSVVPPTSLHSIGSDEAWEAVRPTGCSPLLVFVNSKSGDNQGVKFLRRFKQLLNPAQVFDLINGGPGLGLRLFRHFDPFRILVCSGDGSVGWVLSEIDRLGMHPKQCQVGVLPLGTGNDLARVLGWGASCDDDTHLPQLLEKYEKASTKMLDRWSIMTFERSISLPGPKMSPSPTDLALNTTIAQQYEDSVITHITNILQSDQDNVVLSSAKVLCETVKDFVVRISEASQNTGDQQLGEKCNVLQQKLDLLLQTLDKEESYFSDNNEDDAASQVTLTLQSPLPVDGQEKGALEKPEKDITNLKRIRKRRRFIERETVTSRANSLKRAVRRLVEHTELVVDEQNSSSSDHLASKTPNITITYDDTSAVDEKREKRDHLDIPGLRPNNVELLSVMPTIDSASSTEPSPCASPTPNLISLSPMPDLRRDSQAEEMLTLPAPDGFADSRRNSSNLPQGVFSFEVPSIDVTAMNLQTNDAERGSNGDEVGQPETPSDIQVTVTSTTLDTSSPSDDTTIQDTMISPDTDSPNSRNASPDEGVNLRKFDREGKVDGSRSSFSCSNSIVSSDSMVLDSSTTMDSRNLTVKNSESEIGHIDSDILDTTKHSDSPEMGHIDSPDNSDTCHSDGQNSESIIDDLSSLGQDLISAMIGEKYDSVRDCLKSEQPEKPQKFCSLAQFVEGNDIARRSFKKPTRNVRKVDKEVMFKLQIAASSTDLTEDAYATGNENNPIELTTGLKNPEEDRIADLLSPVCCFTVASDATPISEKSPSSFPPVISVIVDPPSPSMSIDHHQELNASCKIDPRYRRYSGGSMEKLSVELPGLGCSPQATRRISSGSLLKASEVVSLAANAARFGGSSLSLRHERAKSVDKSSEDSKKLPIINPLVQLPMWPNVSRGAGLISQALLANADALCAAVSPLMDPDETLLEGYYERCVMNNYFGIGIDAKISLDFHHKREEHPEKCRSRAKNYMWYGVLGSKQWLQKTYKNLEQRVQLECDGQRIPLPSLQGIVVLNIPSFMGGTNFWGGTKEGDLFLAPSFDDRILEVVAVFGSVQMAASRLINLQHHRIAQCQTVQINILGEEGVPIQVDGEAWIQPPGMIRIIHKNRMQMLYRNRALETSLRTWEEKQRSSTSTSTSQSTSTLSGGSQTPSSQVDAKPSNLNEEEMGVLLSFIETVTTLVKWVKLLIISHPSLEPDLYQVAARTALSLENVHPGGKIIQGPDLRPVVTELVSSARQLYEDSCELLRDKAHNLRLREDLESKLSASLAGMEQELRKCVFDESGTGLVYLHHLQADEQGDKKNRHRGLFWLKFRRTGWGSGNHPGGSAPARDQATTWNVPEVCSWLESLQLGEYAENFMSHDIRGKELLTLARRDLKELGITKVGHVKRILQAINDLNN